A single window of Marinobacter sp. LA51 DNA harbors:
- a CDS encoding AAA family ATPase, which translates to MRITKLTLANFRSFRKEQTIEFAPLTLLFGPNSVGKSTVLMALFYVQQILSKGQCDPQRIDAMGGRFVGGFRHLVHGKRLDETLRIGIEFELGGKLGASYTDVGELVAIGVGAIGELVGLAPRANKMSVTLDVSWSFSRDTAYVSRYAIGFDGTNLAEITSDPGLRQPMISGINYQHPLLKYDELEEWVSEQINQGNALHPSLANYVYESGDEEGPDLDELVFSSEALQSELHELIQIPPMFLDEEEYPQESVKADHFDTASKTLGIKGFAGALPKLGRSLHTSLALDDDISARVVEEILSDIVVAPLDNLLELLSESLCIGPLRHISDSTYQPNPYPEQKDWYSGQACWDELSKCDLLRDTVINEWLTGEDKLNLGYKLVYKTEQGNARYITPSKHFDGMDDVVTMSDALGKGLSITVSNESLEENPTAEERDISPLMLESWRDRYDSKSSLYLGEFPFKNTKIALWDCRNNLEVTAADIGVGVSQLLPLLVASASVENGLIACEQPELHVHPRVQVAIGDMLLSTTEETSFLIETHSEHLVLRLLRRIRESENRQQPKEMAPVRPNDVSVIYLEPSDSGVQVRRLDITDDGDFEQHWPGGFFEERDEELF; encoded by the coding sequence ATGCGAATCACCAAACTAACACTCGCTAATTTCCGCTCGTTCCGGAAAGAACAGACGATTGAATTTGCGCCCCTTACTCTTTTGTTTGGCCCAAACTCCGTTGGCAAAAGTACGGTGTTGATGGCGCTGTTCTATGTTCAGCAGATTCTGTCCAAGGGTCAGTGTGATCCTCAGCGAATCGACGCAATGGGAGGGCGCTTTGTTGGTGGTTTCCGTCATCTTGTTCACGGCAAGCGGTTGGATGAAACACTTCGAATTGGAATCGAATTCGAACTAGGAGGAAAACTTGGTGCCTCTTATACCGATGTCGGCGAGCTGGTTGCCATAGGGGTTGGGGCTATCGGTGAGTTGGTTGGGCTTGCGCCTCGAGCGAACAAGATGTCTGTGACCTTGGATGTAAGTTGGTCTTTCTCACGGGACACGGCTTATGTGTCGCGCTATGCAATTGGATTCGATGGGACAAATTTGGCGGAGATCACCAGTGATCCAGGGTTGAGGCAGCCGATGATCTCTGGAATTAACTACCAGCATCCGCTGCTGAAATACGACGAACTCGAGGAGTGGGTGTCGGAGCAGATTAACCAGGGGAATGCGCTTCATCCCTCTCTGGCTAACTATGTGTATGAAAGTGGGGATGAAGAGGGCCCGGATCTGGATGAGTTGGTGTTTTCCTCCGAAGCGCTTCAGAGTGAGCTTCATGAATTAATACAGATTCCGCCTATGTTTCTTGATGAGGAAGAATACCCTCAAGAAAGCGTCAAAGCGGATCACTTTGATACCGCATCGAAGACTTTGGGCATTAAAGGTTTTGCCGGAGCCTTGCCAAAGCTTGGGCGCTCCTTGCATACCAGCCTGGCACTAGATGACGACATAAGCGCTAGAGTGGTGGAAGAAATACTGAGCGATATCGTTGTCGCTCCCTTAGATAACCTTTTGGAGTTATTGAGCGAAAGTCTCTGTATCGGCCCCCTTCGTCACATCTCTGATTCAACTTATCAGCCCAACCCGTATCCCGAGCAAAAGGACTGGTATTCTGGCCAAGCGTGCTGGGACGAGCTGTCTAAATGCGATTTATTGCGGGACACCGTGATTAACGAATGGCTGACAGGAGAGGACAAGCTCAATCTGGGCTACAAGCTGGTTTATAAAACTGAACAGGGCAATGCACGTTATATCACGCCGTCTAAACATTTCGACGGTATGGATGATGTGGTTACGATGTCTGATGCGCTGGGTAAAGGCTTGAGCATAACCGTCTCCAATGAGAGTTTGGAAGAGAACCCGACCGCAGAGGAGCGCGATATCTCTCCACTGATGTTGGAATCTTGGCGCGACCGTTATGACTCTAAGTCCTCACTCTATCTCGGGGAGTTCCCTTTCAAGAATACGAAAATCGCTTTATGGGATTGCCGCAATAACCTTGAAGTTACTGCTGCCGATATAGGTGTTGGTGTTTCGCAGTTGTTACCGCTTCTCGTTGCATCTGCTTCTGTTGAAAATGGCCTCATCGCCTGTGAGCAGCCTGAACTACACGTGCACCCGAGGGTTCAAGTCGCTATCGGGGATATGTTGCTGAGTACGACCGAAGAAACCAGCTTTCTTATCGAAACTCACAGTGAGCATCTTGTTTTGAGATTGCTGCGACGTATCCGGGAATCTGAAAATAGACAGCAACCAAAAGAAATGGCGCCAGTCCGCCCTAATGACGTTTCTGTCATCTATCTCGAACCTTCGGACTCAGGAGTACAGGTGAGGCGGTTGGACATAACCGACGACGGTGATTTCGAACAGCACTGGCCGGGCGGCTTCTTTGAGGAGCGCGATGAGGAGCTGTTCTGA
- a CDS encoding DEAD/DEAH box helicase family protein — MKSMNFEHLRKQWPELADLGGYAETYAYSDPQSSLVKLRCYVEKMVGSIYRELQLPIEPTANLMDRLRNASFTAMVPQVILDKLHAVRKHGNSAAHEGQSSPDTAVWLVEEAYHLGAWLFIAQAGGSREDVPEFQPPSPQGSSAKSEFKKKNKALQEKLASQEAQLESALKELEAAQESEQEALRKAAQLKVAVDQAKAQSFFNGSEKATSTLELNEAQTRRRLIDSELQLAGWKIDLDGADTDQVTLEHEVDGQPTRSGIGYCDYVLWDDNGKPLAVVEAKRARENPEKGRHQAKLYADALEKKHAQRPVIFYTNGYDIWIWDDVLDTVPRKLYGYYSKDSLQYLVAQRVTRQDLNSTPIATDIAGRMYQIEAITRVSERFSNGFRKALVVQATGTGKTRVSIALTKRMLDAGWAKRVLFLCDRKELRKQAKNAFGEFIREPLYVVGRSSKEGRHDARIYISTYPGMMRIFEQFDVGYFDLIIADESHRSIYNVYGDLFKYFDARQVGLTATPVEMVSRSTCNLFDCDYKTPTANYPLEQAVEDRNLVPFKVVSHTTRFLREGIQGRSLTDEQIAELEDQGYDPNDLDFSQPDIDKAIFNKDTNREVLRNLMERGLRDADGQLPGKSIVFARSIQHAELLAELFGEMYPQLGGNFCRVIHSKFERAEELIEDFKRADGKSKNEITIAISVDMLDTGIDVPEVVNLVFAKPIKSKVKFWQMVGRGTRLCPNLYGPGHDKTHFLIFDHWGNFDYFEMDPPEEEGRPSKSLCEKLFETRLDLAEVALKRAEMELFRDIVRLIKEDIDALDDRCIAVRDNWKLKAQLSDAKVLEQFAPQTRDLLRGAMAPLMQWRNVQGQSDALRWDQQLTELQRILLTNPSQLDVAKEAVLEKVRSLSMHLNPVRDKADHIKAIQAKEFWQSPSFEKFEEQRQALRGIIHLRDKSPMPPPEPATVIDLKEEQEGYEIKDRPTKIETVDYQIYRKQVEETLQPWFDTNATLIKIRKGEPVTERELEELNALVHVQNPNLDLGTLKEFFPDSGASLDQLLRTLIGMDSKAVEGAFTEFVQDNHIHLNSRQQRFIALLKNHLCRFGTINVKQLYEQPFTGVHHEGLDGIFTDDAQADSLVALVNQFGVELGRRRTTAEHQVRR; from the coding sequence ATGAAGTCTATGAACTTTGAGCATCTGAGAAAACAATGGCCAGAACTGGCAGACCTTGGAGGTTATGCCGAGACCTATGCCTATTCGGACCCTCAGAGTTCGCTGGTAAAGCTTCGCTGCTATGTTGAGAAAATGGTTGGCTCAATCTATCGCGAGCTCCAACTGCCCATAGAGCCGACTGCCAATCTCATGGACCGCCTAAGAAATGCCAGTTTCACTGCGATGGTTCCGCAGGTCATCCTCGATAAATTACATGCCGTGCGAAAGCATGGGAATTCGGCTGCACACGAAGGTCAGTCCTCCCCGGATACGGCTGTTTGGCTGGTTGAGGAGGCGTACCATCTGGGAGCGTGGTTGTTTATCGCTCAGGCGGGAGGTAGCCGCGAGGATGTGCCTGAATTCCAGCCGCCTTCTCCACAAGGAAGTAGTGCGAAGTCCGAGTTCAAGAAAAAGAATAAAGCTCTCCAGGAAAAGCTCGCCTCACAGGAGGCGCAGCTCGAGAGTGCCCTAAAGGAACTTGAGGCGGCGCAAGAGTCTGAGCAAGAAGCGCTGAGGAAAGCTGCCCAGCTCAAAGTGGCGGTTGATCAGGCTAAGGCTCAATCTTTCTTCAATGGCAGTGAAAAAGCAACCAGTACCCTCGAGCTTAACGAGGCGCAAACTCGACGTCGTCTTATCGACAGCGAGCTGCAACTGGCAGGCTGGAAGATCGATCTTGATGGCGCTGACACCGACCAGGTAACTCTTGAGCATGAAGTCGATGGACAACCGACCCGAAGTGGTATCGGCTATTGTGACTACGTTCTCTGGGATGACAATGGCAAGCCGCTCGCCGTAGTCGAGGCCAAGCGTGCAAGGGAAAATCCGGAGAAGGGCCGCCATCAGGCAAAGCTGTACGCCGATGCGCTGGAAAAAAAGCACGCTCAAAGACCAGTTATTTTTTACACCAATGGCTACGACATCTGGATTTGGGATGACGTGCTGGACACAGTGCCGCGCAAGCTCTACGGGTACTACAGCAAAGACAGTCTTCAATATTTAGTGGCTCAGCGTGTAACGCGTCAGGATCTTAATTCAACGCCCATCGCCACAGACATTGCTGGACGGATGTACCAGATAGAGGCGATTACTCGTGTAAGCGAGCGCTTCAGTAACGGCTTCCGCAAAGCGCTCGTTGTCCAGGCTACCGGGACCGGTAAAACTCGTGTCTCCATTGCATTAACAAAACGGATGCTGGATGCGGGGTGGGCCAAGAGAGTTCTGTTCTTGTGCGACCGAAAAGAACTTCGCAAACAGGCCAAAAATGCTTTTGGAGAGTTTATTCGTGAACCCCTTTACGTTGTGGGACGCAGCAGTAAAGAAGGTCGGCATGACGCTCGGATTTATATCTCTACTTACCCCGGCATGATGCGCATCTTCGAACAGTTTGATGTGGGTTACTTCGATCTTATTATCGCCGATGAGTCCCATCGCTCGATCTATAATGTCTACGGGGATCTGTTCAAGTATTTCGATGCCCGGCAGGTTGGCCTGACAGCGACGCCGGTTGAAATGGTCAGTCGCTCTACCTGCAACTTGTTTGATTGCGATTACAAAACCCCCACAGCGAACTACCCATTAGAGCAGGCCGTTGAAGATCGCAACTTGGTGCCGTTCAAGGTGGTTTCACATACCACACGGTTTTTGCGAGAGGGGATCCAAGGACGTTCTCTGACTGACGAACAAATTGCGGAGCTGGAAGACCAGGGCTACGACCCTAACGATTTGGATTTCAGTCAGCCGGATATCGACAAAGCCATATTCAACAAGGACACGAATCGCGAGGTGCTCCGCAACCTGATGGAGCGAGGACTCCGCGATGCCGATGGACAACTGCCCGGAAAAAGCATTGTTTTCGCTCGAAGCATCCAGCATGCAGAACTTTTGGCAGAGCTTTTCGGTGAGATGTATCCGCAGCTCGGTGGCAATTTCTGCAGGGTCATTCACTCTAAATTCGAGCGTGCAGAGGAGCTGATAGAAGACTTCAAGCGGGCAGACGGTAAATCCAAAAATGAAATTACGATTGCGATATCCGTCGACATGCTTGATACCGGTATCGATGTGCCGGAAGTGGTCAATCTGGTCTTCGCCAAGCCGATCAAATCCAAGGTCAAATTCTGGCAGATGGTCGGGAGGGGCACACGACTGTGTCCGAATCTGTATGGCCCCGGACATGATAAAACCCACTTCCTGATCTTTGATCATTGGGGAAATTTTGATTACTTCGAGATGGACCCACCCGAAGAAGAAGGGCGCCCAAGTAAATCTCTTTGCGAAAAGCTGTTTGAGACCCGCTTGGATTTGGCAGAGGTAGCTCTTAAGCGGGCTGAAATGGAACTGTTCCGCGACATCGTTCGGCTCATAAAGGAAGATATCGACGCGCTTGATGACCGTTGTATTGCAGTCAGAGATAACTGGAAGCTCAAGGCGCAGCTGAGCGACGCAAAGGTTTTGGAACAGTTTGCGCCGCAAACCCGTGATCTTCTGCGTGGCGCAATGGCGCCATTGATGCAGTGGCGTAATGTACAGGGGCAGAGCGATGCCTTGCGGTGGGATCAGCAGCTGACAGAGTTGCAGCGGATCTTGCTCACTAACCCATCGCAGCTGGATGTCGCCAAAGAAGCGGTGCTGGAGAAAGTGCGCAGCCTGTCTATGCACCTGAATCCGGTCAGGGATAAGGCGGATCACATCAAGGCAATCCAGGCGAAAGAATTCTGGCAATCGCCTTCATTCGAGAAATTTGAAGAACAACGGCAGGCACTGCGAGGCATTATCCATTTAAGGGATAAAAGCCCAATGCCACCGCCTGAACCGGCGACTGTGATCGATCTCAAGGAGGAGCAGGAAGGGTATGAAATTAAAGACCGTCCCACCAAGATCGAAACCGTGGATTATCAGATCTATCGCAAGCAGGTAGAGGAGACGCTTCAACCGTGGTTTGACACCAATGCCACCCTCATCAAGATCCGAAAGGGGGAGCCGGTCACCGAGAGAGAGTTGGAGGAGCTTAATGCCCTGGTTCACGTTCAAAACCCGAACCTCGACCTGGGAACACTCAAAGAGTTCTTCCCGGATTCCGGTGCAAGCCTCGATCAACTGCTCCGAACCCTGATCGGGATGGACAGTAAGGCCGTCGAAGGCGCCTTTACGGAATTCGTTCAGGACAACCACATTCATCTAAACAGCCGGCAACAACGATTTATCGCATTGTTAAAAAACCACCTTTGTCGTTTTGGCACCATCAATGTGAAGCAGCTGTACGAACAGCCCTTTACGGGTGTTCACCATGAAGGTTTAGACGGGATATTCACTGACGATGCACAAGCTGATTCGCTGGTCGCTTTGGTCAATCAGTTTGGCGTGGAGTTGGGGCGGCGTAGGACGACTGCCGAGCACCAAGTCCGCAGATAA
- a CDS encoding type I restriction-modification system subunit M codes for MITGELKSKIDKLWEEFWTGGITNPLTVIEQITFLMYARLLDMNERRDEKKAERSGQSFNRRFGSHQQSARWESFRHLPAEQMYKVVKDEVFPHFKDVAGEGSLFAEFMKDAQLMIQKPTLLVKAVNMLSELPLQESDMKGDLYEYLLSKLTTAGISGQFRTPRHIIRAIVEMLDPEATHRIADPACGTGGFLATTYEYLLEKYSSEDGVITDTVTNEKGEEVEQKIYLGDLLREHRHHVDTDMFHGFDFDSTMLRIAAMNLVMHGISHPDIHYQDTLSQRFSERFPKAAKDGFDLILANPPFKGALDEEDVDPALLRIVKTKKTELLFVALIMRMLKMGGRSATIVPDGVLFGSSRAHQELRKHLVEDNQLEAVISLPSGVFKPYAGVSTAILIFTKGGETDYVWFYDVKADGRSLDDKRQEIEENDLPDLIEQFKMRDKSVALTEANDRSGKCFWVGKRDIEQNKYDLSLGRYKEHHYEPEEYEHPKEILKRLRGVEAEIDQELKVLEEML; via the coding sequence ATGATTACCGGAGAACTGAAAAGCAAAATTGACAAGCTCTGGGAAGAGTTCTGGACGGGCGGAATCACCAATCCGCTCACGGTGATCGAGCAAATCACCTTCCTGATGTACGCCCGCCTGCTGGACATGAACGAGCGTCGTGACGAGAAGAAGGCAGAGCGGAGCGGGCAGTCGTTCAATCGCCGTTTCGGTTCTCATCAGCAATCGGCGCGCTGGGAGAGCTTCCGCCACTTGCCGGCGGAGCAAATGTATAAGGTCGTAAAGGATGAGGTGTTCCCGCACTTCAAGGATGTGGCGGGCGAGGGATCCCTGTTCGCAGAGTTTATGAAAGACGCCCAGCTCATGATCCAGAAGCCCACGCTCCTGGTGAAAGCGGTGAACATGCTCAGTGAATTGCCGCTTCAAGAGTCGGACATGAAAGGGGACCTATACGAGTACCTGCTTTCAAAACTCACCACGGCGGGTATCAGCGGCCAGTTCCGTACACCGCGGCATATCATCCGGGCAATTGTGGAAATGCTTGACCCGGAAGCCACGCACCGCATTGCCGATCCGGCCTGTGGGACGGGCGGCTTTTTGGCAACGACCTATGAATACCTGTTGGAAAAATACAGCTCTGAAGATGGTGTGATCACCGATACTGTGACCAATGAAAAAGGCGAAGAGGTCGAGCAGAAAATCTACCTCGGAGACCTGCTTCGGGAGCATCGGCACCACGTGGATACGGATATGTTCCACGGCTTCGATTTTGATTCCACCATGCTCCGTATTGCCGCGATGAACCTGGTCATGCACGGCATCAGCCACCCGGATATCCATTATCAGGACACCCTGAGCCAACGCTTTTCTGAGCGTTTCCCCAAAGCCGCGAAGGATGGTTTCGACCTGATTCTCGCCAATCCACCCTTCAAAGGTGCGCTGGATGAGGAGGATGTGGACCCGGCGCTGCTGCGTATCGTTAAAACCAAGAAAACCGAATTATTGTTTGTCGCTCTGATCATGCGAATGCTCAAAATGGGCGGGCGCAGCGCGACGATTGTGCCAGATGGCGTGTTGTTCGGTTCTTCGCGCGCGCACCAAGAGTTGCGGAAGCATCTGGTGGAAGATAACCAGCTTGAAGCAGTAATCAGCCTGCCGAGTGGTGTCTTCAAGCCTTATGCAGGAGTTTCGACGGCGATTCTTATCTTTACCAAAGGCGGTGAAACCGATTACGTATGGTTCTATGACGTTAAGGCTGATGGCCGATCTTTAGATGATAAGCGTCAGGAAATTGAAGAAAACGATCTGCCGGATTTGATTGAGCAATTTAAGATGCGCGATAAATCGGTTGCGCTCACTGAGGCAAATGACAGGTCTGGGAAGTGCTTCTGGGTGGGTAAACGAGACATCGAGCAAAATAAGTATGATTTGTCGCTGGGGCGCTACAAAGAACATCACTATGAGCCCGAAGAGTATGAGCACCCGAAGGAAATTTTGAAAAGATTGCGTGGTGTCGAGGCTGAGATAGATCAAGAGCTGAAGGTGTTGGAGGAAATGCTTTGA
- a CDS encoding restriction endonuclease subunit S, which translates to MSTVKARLGDIAPARPLRKTSLDPEKIVWHLNLDQVKAQSGEILEKERGPAKEAGSSTHLFDCQHVLYSKLRPYLNKVVLPDELGVATTELVPMLPDPERIDRRYLAHYLRSRRFVDWVSQQVAGAKMPRVSMKVFWEHEIPLPRLDEQKRIATILDKSDALRRKRQQAIELTDQLLRSMFLELFGDPVTNPKGWPVRELGSVTQCQLGKMLSQKSKSGQNPRKYLRNANVRWGAFDLSEVLQMDFSESERAKFSLRDGDLLVCEGGEVGRCSIWRNELEECYFQKALHRVRVQSPLTPEYLQEYFYWMSKLGGFSKSVSQVTFSHLTSEKLKRLPVPIPSPGLLAQFSEIFIKIDSQKQKLNKHSDDLKYFSDSLSSQFFQIR; encoded by the coding sequence TTGAGCACCGTTAAAGCTAGACTTGGAGATATTGCTCCTGCAAGGCCTCTGCGGAAGACCTCGCTAGATCCAGAAAAGATTGTGTGGCACCTAAATCTAGATCAGGTGAAAGCTCAGAGCGGGGAAATTCTCGAAAAGGAGAGAGGTCCAGCAAAAGAGGCGGGTAGCTCTACACATCTGTTTGATTGTCAGCACGTCCTTTATTCCAAGCTTCGCCCTTATTTGAACAAAGTAGTTTTGCCCGACGAACTTGGCGTCGCTACCACGGAACTTGTGCCGATGTTGCCTGACCCTGAAAGGATTGACAGGAGATATCTTGCGCACTATCTGCGGTCTAGACGGTTTGTTGATTGGGTAAGTCAGCAAGTCGCTGGAGCAAAAATGCCCAGAGTTTCGATGAAGGTCTTTTGGGAGCATGAAATTCCACTGCCGCGATTGGATGAACAAAAGCGCATCGCCACCATCCTCGACAAATCTGATGCCCTCCGTCGTAAACGCCAGCAAGCAATTGAATTAACGGATCAGCTTTTGCGCAGCATGTTTTTGGAGTTGTTTGGCGATCCGGTTACTAATCCAAAAGGCTGGCCTGTTCGTGAACTAGGCTCTGTTACCCAGTGTCAGTTGGGGAAAATGCTCTCGCAAAAGTCTAAATCCGGTCAAAATCCTAGAAAGTATTTAAGAAATGCCAATGTCCGTTGGGGTGCTTTTGACCTTTCAGAAGTCCTGCAAATGGATTTCTCAGAAAGTGAACGAGCAAAGTTCTCACTTCGAGATGGCGACTTGCTTGTCTGCGAGGGGGGGGAAGTAGGTCGATGCTCGATTTGGAGGAATGAGCTCGAGGAATGTTATTTTCAAAAAGCGTTGCATAGAGTCAGAGTGCAGAGTCCATTAACTCCAGAGTATCTGCAGGAGTACTTTTACTGGATGAGCAAACTTGGAGGATTTAGTAAATCTGTCTCACAAGTAACGTTCTCGCACTTAACTAGCGAGAAGCTTAAGAGACTTCCCGTGCCAATACCATCGCCCGGGTTACTGGCACAATTTTCAGAAATTTTCATAAAAATTGATTCGCAAAAGCAAAAACTTAACAAGCATTCGGACGATCTAAAATATTTCTCGGATTCACTCTCTTCGCAGTTCTTTCAGATTCGTTAG